The following are from one region of the Bactrocera oleae isolate idBacOlea1 chromosome 6, idBacOlea1, whole genome shotgun sequence genome:
- the Lkr gene encoding RYamide receptor, producing MDEFPVIQIPDDEVLEEEEFERLYSAPIEIVIILSIFYGGISILAIIGNSLVIWVVITARQMRTVTNTYIANLAVADVIIGLFCIPFQFQAALLQRWNLPWFMCAFCPFVQTLSVNVSVFTLTAIAIDRHRAIINPLRARPSKYISKFILLGIWLSAFIFASPIAVAFRVEVMQERYREDGVIYNVTRPFCTNVNLSDEQLKAYRYALVVVQYCVPCCVISFVYVQMAVKLWLTETPGNAEDARDMALMRNKKKVIKMLIVVVIVFGICWLPLQLYNVLYVTIPEINEYHFISIIWFCCDWLAMSNSCYNPFIYGIYNEKFKREFNKRFNLCFCKIRTNNDAHERTLSMHTRATSLRSNFANSSMRIRNNLYAEATAGQNRSDIYYTCHYANMRSGRNGKNVATYNIIALPRKTMQTNECSKTNTELHNAVIAAGNGQSVPQWRRNNFKPLYPDVMECEDDLDTLMHSTPTSEEPNSSSAGSNKVNVSAGPGFIFKTTGKR from the exons ATGGATGAATTTCCCGTCATACAAATACCTGATGATGAAGTACTCGAGGAGGAGGAATTCG AACGTCTATACTCCGCTCCAATTGAAATTGTCATAATACTCTCGATATTTTACGGCGGCATCAGTATTTTAGCAATCATTGGCAACTCTTTAGTCATTTGGGTTGTTATAACGGCCCGACAAATGCGTACCGTCACCAATACATACATAGCAAATTTGGCTGTTGCCGATGTCATCATTGGACTCTTCTGTATACCGTTTCAG TTTCAAGCAGCTCTTTTACAGCGTTGGAATTTACCTTGGTTTATGTGTGCCTTTTGTCCTTTCGTGCAAACGTTGAGCGTAAATGTTTCCGTGTTTACATTGACCGCCATTGCGATTGATCGACATCGTGCTATCATTAATCCTTTAAG AGCACGTCCTTCGaaatatatttcgaaatttattcTGCTTGGCATTTGGTTATCAGCATTCATATTCGCAAGCCCAATCGCTGTCGCATTTCGTGTGGAAGTGATGCAAGAACGTTATAGAG AGGATGGTGTCATCTATAATGTGACACGACCCTTCTGCACGAACGTCAATCTTTCGGATGAACAACTGAAGGCTTACCGTTATGCGCTCGTAGTCGTACAATACTGCGTGCCCTGCTGTGTCATCTCGTTCGTCTACGTACAAATGGCTGTTAAACTGTGGCTCACCGAAACGCCGGGCAACGCTGAGGATGCAAGAGATATGGCGTTAATGCGAAATAAGAAGAAA GTCATAAAAATGctcattgttgttgtgattgtgtTCGGTATCTGCTGGCTACCTTTGCAGTTATATAATGTGCTGTATGTGACTATACCGGAAATTAATGAATACCATTTTATCAGCATAATATGGTTTTGTTGCGATTGGCTGGCGATGAGTAATAGCTGCTACAATCCTTTCATTTATGGAATTTACAAT GAAAAATTCAAACGTGAATTCAATAAACGTTTCAATTTATGCTTTTGCAAAATTCGCACCAACAACGATGCCCATGAGCGCACATTGTCCATGCATACGAGAGCCACCTCACTGCGCTCGAACTTTGCCAATTCGTCAATGCGTATACGCAACAATTTATATGCCGAAGCGACGGCCGGACAAAACAGATCAGATATTTACTATACATGCCACTATGCCAATATGCGATCGGGCCGGAATGGCAAGAATGTGGCTACCTACAATATTATTGCTTTGCCTCGTAAAACAATGCAAACAAATGAATGTAGCAAAACTAATACCGAGTTGCATAACGCCGTTATTGCTGCAGGCAATGGTCAAAGTGTGCCGCAATGGCGCCGCAACAATTTCAAGCCACTGTATCCGGATGTAATGGAATGTGAAGATGACTTGGACACGCTGATGCACTCCACACCCACATCAGAGGAGCCGAATTCCAGTTCGGCGGGCAGTAATAAGGTGAATGTGAGTGCCGGACCGGGCTTCATATTCAAAACCACAGGGAAAA GATAA